From the Molothrus ater isolate BHLD 08-10-18 breed brown headed cowbird chromosome 25, BPBGC_Mater_1.1, whole genome shotgun sequence genome, one window contains:
- the LOC118696359 gene encoding probable E3 ubiquitin-protein ligase makorin-1: protein MEVGSMMASGLLRTEASSLRPPCRNFARGSCRWGQSCRFSHDRESAQVCRYFQRGFCRYGEQCSYQHMQEEPAPVGTQYGLRPHCHCGQEPGTEPTAVDQDQRGAQCTTACSMTCVAFKFPKVEVDVEEKDKKNIPAVGYIPCGAISGEFVPTKARGASGFQPQGPALEPDSSDPREAVLETAAQTDPAKVPAEPGAEAALVTPAVLRARSEAVVCGICMDRVYEKALPEERLFGILPNCSHAYCLGCIRRWRRSRAFQSAVIKACPECRIPSSYYIPHKYWISDVAEKEKLIRAFKARTGKIRCKFFLRGYCPFRSECIYLHELPASWLRRHRQRQLRMPTVFIPSSSESSDEEDEELCTLEWALTLAMLETEFPHSIYGHEMLLIDFSDSD, encoded by the exons ATGGAGGTGGGCTCGATGATGGCATCTGGGCTGTTAAGGACCGAGGCGAGCTCTCTGAGACCCCCGTGCAG GAATTTTGCCCGTGGATCCTGCCGGTGGGGCCAGAGCTGCCGCTTCTCACACGACAGAGAGTCAGCCCAGGTCTGCAGGTACTTCCAGCGCGGGTTCTGCCGTTATGGAGAGCAGTGCAG CTACCAGCACATGCAGGAGGAGCCAGCGCCAGTAGGAACCCAATATGGTCTGAGGCCTCACTGCCACTGTGGCCAGGAGCCTGGCACTGAGCCCACAGCCGTGGACCAGGACCAGAGGGGAGCCCAGTGCACCACGGCCTGCAGCATGACGTGTGTGGCCTTCAAGTTCCCCAAAGTGGAGGTAGACGTGGAAGAGAAAGACAAGAAGAACATCCCAGCAGTTGGTTACATCCCCTGTGGGGCCATCAGTGGAGAATTTGTCCCCACAAAAGCTCGGGGTGCCTCAG GCTTCCAGCCACAAGGGCCAGCACTGGAGCCAGACTCCTCTGACCCCAGAGAGGCAGTTTTGGAGACGGCGGCACAGACTGACCCTGCAaag gtccctgcagagccaggtgcTGAGGCAGCCCTGGTcacccctgcagtgctgagagccCGGAGCGAGGCTGTGGTGTGTGGCATCTGCATGGACAGGGTGTACGAGAAGGCGCTGCCTGAGGAGCGGCTCTTCGGGATCCTCCCGAACTGCAGCCACGCCTACTGCCTGGGCTGCATCCGCAGGTGGCGGCGCAGCCGGGCCTTCCAGAGCGCTGTCATAAA ggcctgcccagagTGCCGGATCCCCTCCAGCTACTACATCCCCCACAAATACTGGATCTCAGATgtggctgagaaggagaagctCATCAGAGCCTTCAAGGCACGGACAGG GAAAATCAGGTGCAAATTCTTCCTGCGTGGCTACTGCCCTTTCAGATCAGAGTGCATCTACCTGCACgagctgcctgccagctggTTGCGGCGGCACAGGCAGCGCCAGCTGAGGATGCCCACG GTGTTCATCCCTTCTTCCTCGGAGAGCTCTGacgaggaggatgaggagctctGCACGCTCGAGTGGGCTCTCACCCTGGCCATGCTGGAGACAGAATTTCCCCACTCGATTTATGGCCACGAGATGCTTCTCATCGACTTCAGCGATTCTGACTGA